A portion of the Gorilla gorilla gorilla isolate KB3781 chromosome X, NHGRI_mGorGor1-v2.1_pri, whole genome shotgun sequence genome contains these proteins:
- the ZMAT1 gene encoding zinc finger matrin-type protein 1 isoform X5 codes for MRTYVCHICSIAFTSLDMFRSHMQGSEHQIKESIVINLVKNSRKTQDSYQNECADYINVQKARGLEAKTCFRKMEESSLETRRYREVVDSRPRHRMFEQRLPFETFRTYPAPYNISQAMEKQLPHSKKTYDSFQDELEDYIKVQKARGLDPKTCFRKMRENSVDTHGYREMVDSGPRSRMCEQRFSHEASQTYQRPYHISPVESQLPQWLPTHSKRTYDSFQDELEDYIKVQKARGLEPKTCFRKIGDSSVETHRNREMVDVRPRHRMLEQKLPCETFQTYSGPYSISQVVENQLPHCLPAHDSKQRLDSISYCQLTRDCFPEKPVPLSLNQQENNSGSNSVESEVYKHLSSENNTADHQAGHKRKHQKRKRHLEEGKERPEKEQSKHKRKKSYEDTDLDKDKSIRQRKREEDRVKVSSGKLKHRKKKKSHDVPSEKEERKHRKEKKKSVEERTEEEMLWDESILGF; via the exons ATGAGAACCTATGTTTGCCATATTTGTAGTATTGCTTTTACATCTTTAGATATGTTCCGGTCCCACATGCAAGGAAGTGAACATCAAATTAA AGAATCCATTGTTATCAATCTAGTGAAGAATTCAAGGAAGACACAAGACTCTTACCAAAATGAGTGTGCAGATTACATCAATGTGCAGAAAGCCAGAGGACTAGAGGCCAAGACTTGTTTCAGAAAGATGGAAGAGAGTTCTTTGGAAACCCGTAGATACAGAGAAGTGGTCGATTCCAGACCCAGACATAGAATGTTTGAACAAAGACTCCCATTTGAGACTTTCCGAACATACCCAGCACCATACAATATTTCACAAGCAATGGAAAAGCAGTTACCTCattcaaagaagacatatgacTCTTTCCAAGATGAACTTGAAGATTACATCAAAGTACAGAAAGCCAGAGGACTAGATCCAAAGACTTGTTTCAGAAAGATGAGAGAGAACTCTGTGGATACTCATGGGTACAGAGAAATGGTTGATTCTGGACCCAGATCAAGAATGTGTGAGCAAAGATTTTCACATGAGGCTTCCCAGACCTACCAACGACCATACCATATTTCACCAGTGGAAAGCCAGTTACCTCAGTGGCTACCAACCCATTCAAAGAGGACGTATGATTCTTTCCAAGATGAACTTGAAGATTACATAAAAGTGCAGAAAGCCAGAGGACTAGAGCCAAAAACTTGTTTCAGAAAGAtaggagatagctctgtagaaaCACACAGGAACAGAGAAATGGTTGATGTCAGACCCAGACATAGAATGTTGGAGCAAAAGCTCCCATGTGAGACTTTCCAGACCTATTCAGGACCATATAGTATTTCACAAGTAGTGGAAAACCAGTTACCTCATTGCTTACCAGCTCATGATAGCAAACAGAGACTAGATTCTATTAGCTACTGTCAACTCACCAGAGACTGTTTCCCAGAAAAACCAGTACCCTTGAGCCTTAATCAGCAAGAAAATAACTCTGGCTCAAACAGTGTAGAATCTGAAGTTTACAAGCACCTCTCCTCAGAAAACAATACTGCTGACCATCAAGCAGGTCATAAACGGAAACATCAGAAGAGAAAACGACACCTAGAAGAAGGCAAAGAAAGGCCAGAGAAAGAGCAGTCCAagcataaaaggaaaaagagttaTGAAGATACAGATTTAGACAAAGACAAGAGCATCagacaaaggaaaagagaggaggaTAGAGTCAAGGTCAGTTCAGGAAAGCTTAAGcatcgaaaaaagaaaaaaagccatgaTGTACCCTCCGAGAAAGAAGAACGTaagcacaggaaagaaaaaaagaaatctgttgaAGAAAGGACAGAAGAGGAAATGCTTTGGGATGAGTCTATTCTTGGATTTTGA